A section of the Rhizobium sp. Pop5 genome encodes:
- a CDS encoding cupin domain-containing protein — translation MVTTANFITFGIDDLDPEFGAPEPGRIVSGDPQFRTWSLEEAEGGLYSGIWEATPGKWRIVYDEWEYFSLLSGYSIVTEDGGEPVHLKAGDRMILRPGFKGTWEVVETTRKDYVIKV, via the coding sequence ATGGTAACCACCGCGAATTTCATCACCTTCGGCATCGATGACCTCGATCCGGAGTTCGGCGCTCCGGAGCCTGGCCGGATCGTTTCCGGCGATCCGCAGTTCCGCACCTGGAGCCTGGAGGAGGCCGAAGGTGGCCTCTATTCCGGCATATGGGAGGCGACGCCGGGAAAATGGCGGATCGTCTACGACGAGTGGGAATATTTCAGCCTGCTCTCCGGCTATTCGATCGTGACGGAGGACGGCGGCGAACCGGTTCATCTGAAGGCGGGCGACCGGATGATCTTGAGACCCGGCTTCAAGGGAACGTGGGAAGTCGTTGAAACGACTCGCAAGGACTATGTGATCAAGGTCTGA
- a CDS encoding cytochrome P450, whose translation MTIPPFLKIDPVTRHVSLDGSDPAFYGNPNAVYAALHAHCPTFYWEQQKQWFVTGYDHVNGLLRDRRFGRQILHIASREELGLAEPEPHIAAFDLAERYSLLELEPPEHTRLRTLVNRAFVSRHVEKMKPEIEDLANRLINAFADKGEVELLSAFADIIPVTMIARMIGIPEEMGPQLLKWSHAYVRMYMFGRTRADEDAAEQAAREFSDYVKTVIAERRAEPRDDLLTHMIHTEHKGQYLTEDELVSTTIVLLNAGHEATVHQIGNSVRIILDSGYDPAELFGDETATERTVEESLRICAPVHIFQRWALEPAEIDGVEFKRGDKVSMILAAANLDPAKFSDPLTFKPDRNEAPNLSFGAGIHFCIGAPLARLELNVVLPILFQRLPSLKLAKTPIVKDVYHFHGLDRLDLVW comes from the coding sequence ATGACGATACCGCCCTTCCTCAAGATTGATCCCGTAACCCGCCATGTGTCGCTCGACGGCAGCGACCCGGCCTTCTACGGCAACCCGAACGCGGTCTATGCCGCGCTCCATGCCCATTGCCCCACCTTCTATTGGGAGCAGCAGAAGCAGTGGTTCGTGACCGGCTACGATCATGTAAACGGGCTGCTGCGCGACCGGCGCTTCGGCCGGCAGATCCTGCATATTGCCAGCCGCGAGGAACTTGGCCTTGCCGAACCCGAGCCGCATATCGCCGCCTTCGATCTTGCCGAGCGCTATTCGCTGCTCGAGTTGGAGCCGCCGGAACACACGAGGCTGCGCACCCTCGTCAACCGCGCCTTCGTCTCGCGCCATGTCGAGAAGATGAAGCCGGAAATCGAAGACCTTGCCAACAGGCTGATCAACGCCTTTGCCGACAAGGGCGAAGTCGAGCTTCTTTCGGCCTTTGCCGATATCATCCCGGTGACGATGATCGCACGCATGATCGGCATTCCAGAAGAAATGGGACCGCAGCTGCTGAAATGGTCGCATGCCTATGTGCGCATGTACATGTTCGGGCGCACCCGCGCGGACGAAGATGCGGCCGAGCAGGCGGCACGGGAATTTTCCGATTATGTGAAGACCGTCATTGCCGAGCGCCGGGCCGAACCGCGCGACGACCTGCTGACGCATATGATCCATACCGAGCACAAGGGCCAGTACCTGACGGAAGACGAGCTGGTTTCAACGACCATCGTGCTGCTCAATGCCGGCCATGAAGCGACAGTCCACCAGATCGGCAATTCGGTGCGCATCATTCTGGATAGCGGCTACGATCCGGCTGAGCTTTTCGGCGACGAAACCGCAACGGAACGCACCGTCGAGGAGTCCCTGCGTATCTGCGCGCCCGTCCACATCTTCCAGCGCTGGGCATTAGAACCTGCAGAGATCGACGGTGTGGAGTTCAAGCGTGGCGACAAGGTGAGCATGATCCTCGCCGCCGCCAATCTCGATCCGGCGAAATTCAGCGATCCCCTGACCTTCAAGCCCGACCGCAACGAAGCACCCAACCTCTCCTTCGGCGCCGGCATCCATTTCTGCATCGGCGCACCGCTGGCACGGCTGGAGCTCAACGTCGTGCTGCCGATCCTGTTCCAGCGCCTGCCGAGTCTCAAGCTTGCCAAGACGCCCATCGTCAAGGACGTCTATCACTTCCACGGCCTCGATCGCCTGGATCTCGTCTGGTAG
- the pstC gene encoding phosphate ABC transporter permease subunit PstC yields MSEALASLPASGAGVKRRDGATGDRIFYWIVLGCGLFVLAALLAAATSMTLGGLQAFRTFGFGFLTGTEWDPVAQQFAGLVPIYGTLVTSALAMIIGVPVSLGIAVFITEVAPRSIRGPIGGAVELLAGIPSIIYGMWGLFTFAPFMSDYVQPVLIDWLGPIPVIGALFSGAPLGIGMLTSGIVLAIMIIPFISSVMRDVFLVVPAQLKESAYALGSTKWEVVRDIVIPHTRTAVVGGIFLGLGRALGETMAVTFVLGNTHNIAVSLMEPGTSIAATLANEFAEASDDLYRSSLSALGLILFVVTFIVLAAAKLMLVRMAKQRGE; encoded by the coding sequence ATGAGCGAAGCATTGGCATCGCTGCCTGCCTCCGGAGCGGGCGTGAAGCGTCGCGATGGCGCGACCGGCGATCGTATTTTCTATTGGATAGTTTTGGGCTGCGGCCTGTTTGTTCTCGCAGCATTGCTTGCCGCCGCAACCTCCATGACCCTGGGCGGGCTTCAGGCGTTCCGGACCTTCGGGTTTGGCTTTCTGACCGGCACGGAATGGGATCCGGTTGCCCAGCAGTTCGCGGGTCTCGTGCCGATCTACGGCACGCTGGTCACCTCGGCGCTTGCCATGATCATCGGCGTTCCCGTCAGTCTCGGTATTGCGGTTTTCATCACCGAAGTCGCGCCGCGCTCCATCCGCGGCCCGATCGGCGGCGCCGTCGAGCTTCTCGCCGGCATCCCTTCGATCATTTACGGCATGTGGGGTCTTTTCACCTTCGCCCCCTTCATGTCGGATTACGTTCAGCCGGTGCTGATCGACTGGCTTGGCCCGATCCCGGTGATCGGCGCGCTGTTCTCGGGCGCTCCGCTGGGCATCGGCATGCTGACGTCGGGCATCGTGCTGGCGATCATGATCATCCCCTTCATCTCCTCGGTCATGCGCGACGTCTTTCTGGTCGTTCCTGCGCAACTGAAGGAATCGGCCTATGCGCTGGGTTCGACCAAGTGGGAAGTGGTGCGTGACATCGTCATCCCGCACACGCGCACCGCTGTCGTCGGCGGCATCTTCCTCGGGCTCGGCCGCGCGCTTGGAGAGACCATGGCGGTGACCTTCGTCCTCGGCAACACCCATAATATCGCCGTGTCGCTGATGGAGCCGGGCACCTCGATCGCCGCGACGCTCGCCAACGAGTTTGCCGAGGCCTCGGACGATCTCTACAGATCGTCGCTCTCCGCGCTTGGCCTCATTCTTTTCGTCGTGACCTTCATCGTTCTGGCCGCCGCCAAGCTCATGCTGGTGCGCATGGCAAAACAGAGGGGAGAGTAA
- the pstB gene encoding phosphate ABC transporter ATP-binding protein PstB, translated as MLQSSDTFDAVSKSEKARAKDKITLEKVNFYYGDAHAIKDVSLSFPERQVSALIGPSGCGKSTLLRILNRIYMLYPKMRATGSIKLDGKNILDPSFSMNELRARVGMVFQKPVPFPMSIYDNIAYGIRHHERLGKADMDVRVEQALRQAALWDEVKDKLKGSGLGLSGGQQQRLCIARGVALRPEVLLLDEPTSALDPISTAKVEELVSRLKGEFTIVIVTHNMQQASRISDNTAFMYLGELIEYGPTTEIFQSPKVKRTEDYITGRYG; from the coding sequence ATGCTTCAGTCCTCAGATACTTTCGATGCCGTCAGCAAGTCCGAAAAGGCGAGGGCCAAAGACAAGATCACTCTCGAGAAAGTCAATTTCTACTATGGCGACGCCCACGCGATCAAAGATGTGAGCCTGAGCTTCCCCGAGCGCCAGGTCTCGGCCCTGATCGGTCCGTCGGGCTGCGGCAAGTCTACGCTGCTGCGCATCCTCAACCGCATCTACATGCTCTATCCGAAGATGCGCGCGACTGGCTCGATCAAGCTCGACGGCAAGAATATCCTTGATCCGAGTTTTTCGATGAATGAACTGCGCGCCCGTGTTGGCATGGTTTTCCAGAAGCCCGTGCCGTTTCCGATGTCGATCTATGACAACATCGCATACGGCATTCGCCACCACGAGCGCTTGGGCAAGGCCGATATGGACGTCCGGGTCGAGCAGGCGCTGCGCCAGGCGGCTCTCTGGGATGAGGTCAAGGACAAGCTGAAGGGTAGCGGCCTCGGCCTCTCTGGCGGTCAGCAGCAGCGTCTCTGCATCGCTCGCGGCGTGGCGCTACGTCCTGAGGTTCTGCTTCTCGACGAGCCGACCTCGGCCCTCGACCCGATCTCGACCGCCAAGGTCGAAGAGCTGGTCTCGCGGCTGAAGGGCGAGTTCACCATCGTGATCGTCACGCACAACATGCAGCAGGCAAGCCGTATCTCCGACAACACCGCCTTCATGTATTTGGGCGAGTTGATCGAATACGGCCCGACCACGGAAATCTTCCAGTCGCCGAAGGTCAAACGCACGGAAGATTACATTACGGGCCGTTACGGCTGA
- the pstA gene encoding phosphate ABC transporter permease PstA, whose amino-acid sequence MATYSGSLYRRRQIGSAIALTLCGLATVLGLVFLVWILWTTLIHGLSALGPSLVTEMTPPPGEDGGGLANAFMGSLLMVALAVVIGTPIGVLAGTYLSEFSRGKKIGETIRFVNDILLSAPSIIIGLFVYELVVRPTARFSGFAGGIALAFIFLPVVVRTTDEMLRLVPDVMREAALSLGIPRWKVTVNILYRAASTGILTGILLAIARISGETAPLLFTALNNQYWSLDMSQPIANIPVVIFQFAMSPYEQWQNLAWAGAFVMTAVVLILSVVSRSVLNRKGGK is encoded by the coding sequence ATGGCCACCTATTCGGGCTCCCTCTACCGCCGCCGCCAGATCGGCAGCGCGATTGCGCTGACGCTCTGCGGTCTCGCCACCGTGCTCGGCCTGGTTTTTCTGGTCTGGATCCTCTGGACGACGCTGATACACGGCCTGTCGGCGCTAGGCCCCAGTCTTGTCACCGAAATGACGCCGCCGCCCGGCGAAGACGGTGGCGGTCTCGCCAACGCCTTCATGGGCAGCCTGCTGATGGTCGCGCTCGCCGTCGTCATCGGCACGCCGATCGGCGTGCTCGCCGGCACCTATCTGTCGGAGTTCAGCCGCGGCAAAAAGATTGGCGAGACGATCCGCTTCGTCAACGACATCCTGCTCTCGGCGCCGTCGATCATCATCGGCCTGTTCGTCTATGAACTGGTCGTCCGGCCGACGGCGCGCTTCTCCGGCTTTGCAGGCGGCATTGCGCTTGCCTTCATCTTCCTGCCGGTCGTGGTGCGCACGACCGACGAGATGTTGCGGCTGGTTCCGGATGTGATGCGCGAGGCGGCACTTTCGCTCGGCATCCCGCGCTGGAAGGTCACGGTCAACATTCTCTACCGCGCCGCTTCCACGGGTATTCTGACCGGCATCCTGCTCGCCATTGCCCGTATCTCGGGCGAAACCGCGCCGCTCCTCTTCACGGCTCTGAACAACCAGTATTGGAGCCTGGATATGTCGCAGCCGATAGCGAACATTCCGGTCGTCATCTTCCAGTTCGCTATGAGCCCCTATGAGCAATGGCAGAATCTCGCCTGGGCCGGTGCCTTCGTGATGACCGCTGTCGTTTTGATTCTGAGCGTCGTTTCGCGCTCTGTCCTGAACCGAAAAGGCGGGAAATGA
- the clpP gene encoding ATP-dependent Clp endopeptidase proteolytic subunit ClpP yields the protein MRNPVDTAMALVPMVVEQTNRGERSYDIYSRLLKERIIFLTGAVEDHMATLVCAQLLFLEAENPKKEIALYINSPGGVVTAGMAIYDTMQFIKPAVSTLCIGQAASMGSLLLAAGHKDMRFATPNSRIMVHQPSGGFQGQASDIERHARDILKMKRRLNEVYVKHTGRTYEEVEKTLDRDHFMDADEAQGWGVIDKVLTSRLEMEGEQA from the coding sequence ATGAGAAACCCAGTCGATACCGCAATGGCCCTCGTGCCGATGGTCGTGGAACAGACCAATCGCGGTGAACGCTCCTATGACATCTATTCCCGCCTGTTGAAGGAACGCATCATCTTCCTGACGGGTGCCGTCGAGGATCATATGGCGACGCTCGTCTGCGCCCAGCTTCTCTTCCTCGAGGCCGAAAACCCGAAGAAGGAAATCGCGCTTTACATCAATTCGCCCGGCGGCGTCGTCACCGCAGGCATGGCGATCTACGATACGATGCAGTTCATCAAGCCCGCGGTTTCGACGCTCTGCATCGGCCAGGCCGCGTCCATGGGTTCGCTGCTGCTTGCGGCCGGCCACAAGGACATGCGCTTCGCCACCCCGAATTCCCGCATCATGGTGCATCAGCCTTCGGGCGGCTTCCAGGGCCAGGCCTCGGACATCGAGCGCCACGCCCGTGACATCCTCAAGATGAAGCGCCGCCTGAACGAGGTCTATGTCAAGCACACCGGCCGCACCTATGAGGAAGTTGAAAAGACGCTTGATCGCGACCATTTCATGGATGCCGATGAGGCCCAGGGCTGGGGCGTGATTGACAAGGTTCTGACCTCGCGCCTCGAAATGGAAGGCGAGCAGGCCTAG
- a CDS encoding bifunctional diguanylate cyclase/phosphodiesterase: MSSKLAGRHVRAQTFSIIATTVCFLVVALLLTGLMSHVVITMTRSANEIDDARANRAARAAIAAFVSRLSATTRDNAVWDDAYSATSSPTAADWAYENWGKTSEDYPLYDGAIVIGPDGSSIISAYAKGKPFQPGAFFGEAFYRQINAAADPGQAPIINFIRTENGLAVIASQAIQPFTIDGELPKLSVLTLYKEFTSEVLDTLSNEHELEGLRLAAAPEQGLLDTPIKDMWGQVIGHLVWPSKAPGSAVFHQVYPYIAAATIILMLFLSGVLLVGASEARRLHQLAQTALFEATHDSLSGLLNRHGLLNLLEELEDSGSPRRLHLVDLDGFKAVNDAWGHAVGDDLIRMVSAALMSCHPEVVDAARLGGDEFALVQVGSASGEEMERAILALFAEPFKIDGRTIEVGASIGTAARTTDVSPLELLRRADMALYRAKANGRGQAVEYDFELDRERQRIAELEGQLKSAINDGAIEAVFQPLVSASTGAVTGLEALARWRTATGNISPEIFIPLAERCGLIDALGAHMLKTSIEHARNWPDLALSVNVSPIQLCNPEFAAEVISLLRELDFDPHRLTLEITEGVLITNPDQARRSIDQLKRVGIKFALDDFGCGYASIGALRQFGFDRMKIDRSLVSALDEATNGADVLRATISLATALQIPVTAEGIENSRQAAILRDAGCDQLQGYLMGKPMSARDISTKLREETAA; encoded by the coding sequence ATGTCGTCGAAACTTGCAGGTAGGCACGTTCGAGCCCAGACGTTTTCCATCATTGCGACAACCGTCTGCTTTCTTGTCGTCGCCCTCTTACTGACCGGCCTCATGAGCCACGTGGTCATCACGATGACTCGGTCGGCAAACGAGATCGACGACGCCAGGGCCAATCGCGCCGCCCGTGCGGCGATTGCGGCCTTTGTCAGTCGCCTTAGCGCGACGACAAGGGATAACGCCGTATGGGACGACGCCTATAGCGCGACCTCATCTCCGACTGCAGCCGATTGGGCCTATGAAAACTGGGGGAAAACCAGCGAGGACTATCCGCTATACGACGGGGCGATCGTGATTGGGCCTGACGGGTCTTCGATCATTTCCGCTTATGCAAAAGGCAAGCCTTTCCAGCCGGGCGCGTTTTTCGGTGAAGCCTTCTATCGGCAGATCAACGCGGCCGCCGATCCGGGACAGGCACCGATCATCAATTTCATCAGGACCGAAAACGGTCTCGCGGTGATCGCGTCACAGGCAATCCAGCCGTTCACGATAGATGGCGAGCTGCCGAAGCTCAGCGTCCTGACCCTTTACAAGGAATTCACATCGGAAGTTCTCGACACGCTTTCGAACGAACACGAGCTTGAAGGGTTGCGCCTTGCGGCCGCGCCCGAACAGGGCCTGCTGGACACGCCGATCAAGGACATGTGGGGTCAGGTTATCGGCCATCTCGTCTGGCCCAGCAAAGCGCCGGGAAGCGCCGTATTCCATCAGGTCTATCCTTATATTGCAGCCGCTACCATCATCCTCATGCTGTTCTTGTCCGGTGTTCTGCTGGTGGGCGCATCCGAGGCTCGACGCCTGCACCAATTGGCGCAAACGGCGCTTTTCGAGGCCACCCATGATAGCCTGAGCGGACTGTTGAACAGACATGGGCTTCTCAACCTGCTGGAAGAGCTGGAAGACTCGGGTTCTCCACGCCGCCTCCATCTGGTCGACCTCGATGGCTTCAAAGCCGTCAACGATGCCTGGGGGCATGCGGTTGGGGACGATTTGATCCGGATGGTCTCGGCCGCCCTGATGTCTTGTCATCCCGAAGTCGTTGATGCGGCCCGGCTCGGAGGCGACGAGTTCGCGCTCGTGCAGGTCGGGTCCGCCTCGGGCGAGGAGATGGAAAGAGCCATTCTGGCGCTCTTTGCCGAACCCTTCAAAATCGACGGACGAACGATCGAGGTTGGAGCAAGCATCGGCACCGCTGCACGCACAACCGACGTGTCGCCGCTGGAGCTCCTGCGTAGAGCGGATATGGCTCTTTATCGCGCCAAGGCAAATGGCCGTGGCCAGGCGGTCGAGTACGATTTCGAGCTGGACCGTGAGCGCCAACGTATCGCCGAGCTGGAAGGGCAGTTGAAGAGCGCCATCAATGATGGCGCGATCGAAGCCGTTTTCCAACCTCTCGTCTCCGCCTCGACCGGTGCTGTCACGGGTCTTGAAGCGCTGGCGCGCTGGAGAACGGCGACAGGCAATATCAGCCCGGAGATTTTCATCCCTCTCGCCGAGAGATGCGGCCTCATCGATGCGCTCGGCGCTCACATGCTGAAAACATCGATCGAACATGCCAGGAACTGGCCCGACCTGGCGTTGTCGGTGAATGTCTCGCCGATCCAGCTCTGCAATCCGGAATTTGCCGCCGAGGTGATCTCGCTCCTGCGGGAACTCGATTTCGATCCGCATCGACTGACGTTGGAGATCACCGAAGGCGTTCTGATCACCAATCCGGATCAGGCCCGGCGCTCGATCGACCAGCTCAAGCGCGTCGGCATCAAGTTCGCGCTCGATGACTTTGGCTGCGGCTACGCAAGCATCGGCGCATTGCGGCAGTTCGGCTTTGATCGCATGAAGATCGACCGATCGCTCGTGTCCGCTCTCGACGAGGCTACAAATGGCGCGGATGTTCTTCGGGCAACCATCTCGCTTGCGACCGCTCTGCAGATTCCGGTCACCGCCGAAGGGATCGAGAACAGCCGCCAGGCTGCGATCCTGCGAGACGCCGGGTGCGATCAGCTTCAAGGCTATCTGATGGGCAAGCCTATGTCGGCGCGCGACATATCCACCAAGCTGCGGGAAGAGACCGCCGCTTAG
- a CDS encoding GGDEF domain-containing protein — protein sequence MKKALLHSTVLTHVYPTESLPADIGTKPYRSAAALRKWRASSARMRANRNGPTDKGFAAVFNIATGLAIWCSEAMTLALVLFVAWRHNVRNEAYLYWGFGFLLTGIGFAMIALRGQIPSVLSIETGNAIALLGQSAWVAGFLALERKRIEWWALLPPVIWLAGVFLPWVNDDYSNRVVLYNLASATGATALAMAVAAGDMRRERTRVKLMGVFVIQGCLCFGSALTMALTLPSEIDATNLAGASAMASAFLLTIAFAFTCRLIMERSERHLRALTLTDALSGVLNRRGLLGYFGAIQERAHNEQRQVAVMLFDLDHFKRVNDRFGHQSGDAVLTAFARMARQYIPNNIFGRMGGEEFAAFAAVADQTEAEAIAEAIRTEFCRLPVSTGEAIVPVTVSIGIALASSIEANIDKLISAADRALYAAKGAGRNCTVTFGEAEAAAPAPATPDNTAGELVPTVDDQVEALRRMGQLSRAG from the coding sequence ATGAAGAAAGCCTTACTCCATTCGACAGTGCTCACACACGTTTACCCAACGGAAAGCCTACCGGCAGATATCGGCACAAAACCATACCGCAGTGCAGCGGCATTAAGAAAGTGGCGAGCTTCCTCGGCAAGGATGCGAGCCAACAGAAACGGGCCGACAGACAAGGGGTTTGCTGCCGTGTTCAATATCGCTACGGGTCTCGCCATCTGGTGTTCGGAGGCCATGACGCTGGCTTTGGTGCTCTTCGTCGCCTGGCGTCACAACGTCAGGAACGAGGCCTATCTCTATTGGGGCTTCGGTTTTCTGCTGACCGGCATCGGCTTTGCGATGATCGCGTTGCGTGGCCAAATCCCGAGCGTGCTTTCCATCGAGACCGGCAATGCCATTGCGCTGCTCGGCCAGAGCGCCTGGGTGGCGGGCTTCCTTGCGCTCGAGCGCAAGAGGATCGAATGGTGGGCGCTGCTGCCGCCGGTCATCTGGCTGGCCGGAGTTTTCCTGCCCTGGGTCAACGATGATTATTCGAACCGCGTCGTGCTCTACAATCTCGCTTCTGCGACAGGCGCCACGGCACTCGCCATGGCGGTTGCCGCCGGCGACATGCGCCGCGAGCGCACCCGCGTCAAACTGATGGGCGTCTTCGTCATTCAGGGCTGCCTGTGCTTCGGCTCTGCGCTGACGATGGCGCTGACGCTGCCGAGCGAAATCGACGCAACCAATCTCGCCGGCGCCTCCGCCATGGCAAGCGCCTTCCTGCTTACCATCGCCTTTGCCTTCACCTGTCGGCTGATCATGGAGCGTTCCGAACGCCACCTACGCGCGCTGACCTTGACCGATGCGCTGAGCGGCGTGCTCAACCGCCGCGGCTTGCTCGGCTATTTCGGCGCCATCCAGGAAAGAGCCCATAACGAGCAGCGCCAGGTCGCGGTCATGCTTTTCGATCTCGACCATTTCAAGCGCGTCAACGACCGCTTCGGCCACCAGTCCGGCGATGCCGTGCTGACCGCGTTTGCCCGCATGGCCCGCCAGTATATTCCGAACAACATCTTCGGCCGCATGGGCGGCGAGGAATTCGCAGCCTTCGCAGCCGTCGCCGACCAAACGGAAGCCGAAGCGATTGCCGAAGCGATCCGCACCGAATTCTGCCGTCTTCCCGTCAGCACCGGCGAGGCGATCGTTCCGGTCACGGTCAGCATCGGCATCGCGCTGGCCTCCTCGATCGAAGCCAATATCGACAAGCTGATCTCGGCCGCCGACCGGGCGCTCTATGCGGCAAAAGGTGCTGGCCGCAACTGCACTGTCACCTTCGGCGAAGCGGAGGCAGCAGCCCCGGCGCCAGCGACGCCGGACAACACCGCCGGCGAACTCGTGCCGACGGTCGACGACCAGGTCGAGGCGCTGCGGCGCATGGGCCAGCTCTCGAGGGCCGGCTAA
- the pstS gene encoding phosphate ABC transporter substrate-binding protein PstS yields the protein MLTKTLLSACLGAGLVAALAVSASAADITGAGSTFVYPVLSKWSADYNKQTGDKLNYQSIGSGGGIAQIKAATVDFGASDKPLEPKELSDGGFGQFPLVVGGIVPVINVKGIKSGELKFTGKVLADIYLGNVTKWNDKAIADLNPGLKLPDSQIAVVHRSDGSGTSFNWTNYFSKVNEDWKSKVGEGTAVNWPVGIGGKGNEGVAAYVTRVKDSIGYVEYAYALQNKLPYALIQNAAGQYPKPSAESFSAAAASAEWTKAQDFYLIMTNAPGEKAWPVTATTWAIMYKDPKDAARSKAAFAFFKWALENGQKEASSLDYVPLPETLVKQIEDYWTASFKG from the coding sequence ATGCTCACCAAGACACTCCTTTCGGCCTGCCTCGGCGCGGGTCTGGTTGCCGCGCTGGCAGTTTCGGCGTCCGCCGCCGACATCACCGGCGCCGGCTCCACCTTCGTCTATCCGGTCCTCTCCAAGTGGTCTGCGGACTACAACAAGCAGACCGGCGACAAGCTGAACTATCAGTCGATCGGCTCGGGCGGCGGTATCGCTCAGATCAAGGCTGCAACGGTTGACTTCGGCGCGTCCGACAAGCCGCTCGAGCCGAAGGAGCTGTCCGACGGCGGCTTCGGCCAGTTCCCGCTCGTTGTCGGCGGCATCGTGCCCGTCATCAACGTCAAGGGCATCAAGTCGGGCGAGCTGAAGTTCACCGGTAAGGTTCTCGCCGACATCTACCTCGGCAATGTCACCAAGTGGAACGACAAGGCCATCGCCGATCTGAACCCGGGCTTGAAGCTGCCCGACAGCCAGATCGCCGTCGTTCACCGTTCGGACGGTTCGGGCACCTCCTTCAACTGGACGAACTACTTCTCCAAGGTCAACGAGGACTGGAAGAGCAAGGTCGGTGAGGGCACCGCCGTCAACTGGCCGGTCGGCATCGGCGGCAAGGGCAACGAAGGCGTTGCCGCTTACGTCACCCGCGTCAAGGATTCGATCGGCTACGTCGAATATGCCTACGCCCTGCAGAACAAACTGCCTTACGCTCTGATCCAGAACGCGGCCGGTCAGTACCCGAAGCCGAGCGCCGAAAGCTTCTCGGCTGCCGCTGCGAGCGCCGAATGGACCAAGGCTCAGGACTTCTACCTGATCATGACCAACGCTCCGGGCGAAAAGGCCTGGCCGGTGACCGCCACGACCTGGGCGATCATGTATAAGGACCCGAAGGACGCGGCACGCTCCAAGGCTGCCTTCGCCTTCTTCAAGTGGGCCCTCGAAAACGGCCAGAAGGAAGCTTCCTCCCTCGATTACGTTCCGCTTCCGGAGACCCTGGTGAAGCAGATCGAGGACTACTGGACGGCTTCCTTCAAGGGCTGA
- a CDS encoding ATP-binding protein → MEITLTFEGADILRTVADNGAGCPPDLGDGIGSKLVKPMAAQFHGEVIRHPSEKGCRVDVRLR, encoded by the coding sequence GTGGAGATCACGCTGACCTTTGAAGGAGCGGACATCCTCCGCACTGTGGCAGACAACGGGGCAGGGTGCCCGCCCGACCTTGGCGATGGGATCGGATCGAAACTCGTCAAGCCGATGGCGGCGCAGTTCCATGGCGAGGTGATCAGGCATCCCTCGGAGAAGGGGTGCCGTGTCGACGTCAGGCTGAGATAG